The Verrucomicrobiota bacterium sequence CCACATCAAAAGAACAACCTTAAACTCTAAGCCTAACGATGAGAGAGTGGTCACAATCCGAATGCCAGGTTGAGTACTATCATAATTACGCTTGGTAGATTGATTCTCTGTAACCCAGTAGTAATCAACGTTTAATTCCTTCAATTCACCTAAAAGAGAACGAAACGAATCGTCTTCTTTCTTTGATTTCCAGCGATAGAGAATCGCTATCTCTGATGCAGAATACCCAGAATTTAAGAGTGTTTTGAGTTTCTCAAGAATGGCGTTCTCTACAGCTTTCTTGGAACGAGCGATACTGAGTGTTGGCTTTGAGCCATGACGGAGAGCAGCCCCAGGCTCTACAGCAGGGAAGGTTTCACCTACATCAGCAGCTTGGCCATCGCTCTGTAAGATACCCCAGGCAGCAGTTAAAATCTCTTGAGTATTTCGATAGTTTTGAGTGAGTCGTTGTGATCGCCCAACAGCTTTAACACCAACAGACTTCCAGGTAAATTGCTTCCGCTTATAGAGGCTTTGACTCCCATCACTCACAATCAACAAGTCACCATCCACCTGGTCCTTTAATGCCGCCACACAGCAGGAAAACCAGCTCTGTGAAAACGTATGGGCTTCATCCACGAGCACTGAATCCCAGCGCTGCTCAACGGGTAGGGATTGAAGCTTAGCTAATACCTGTTCGCCTAAGAACTGGTTGTAATCCTCATCATTATTGAATTGACGCGGATTGGGTAAGCTTCCAAGCAGCGTCTTTGCCCAGCTATGGAAGTGTAGAACCTCAATACGATCCTTATACTGCGGATTACGAGTATCACCGTGGAGTTGCGATCTTAGCTGCGCTGCCAAGGCAATATTGAAACACAGAATCAGGATACGATGCTGTGTAAGCCGATTTGCTAGGGCTTTCGCACGGGCTGTCAGAATTAACGTTTTCCCAGAACCAGCAACACCAAATATCAGCCGATGACCACCTTTCATCGTCCGGGCCATCCGTTCTTGCTCTGCATCAAGGCTTAATAGGACGGTCGCTGTTGAGGGTAAAGACTCTTCTGGCTCAAACGATAGGCTTATTTGAGTAGCAGGGACCTCTTTAATGGCCACTTCAGGATGCAGAATCCCTTTGATGGTGCTCACCTGATCTGCGGTTAAGGCTGGAAAGGAAAAGTCTGCCTTGGTAAACATGCCTTTGAGCCGTTGGAGTAGCTCAGCGTCCGGTATGTGAGCCCAGCTCAGTAACTCGTCCCGATACGCAACCGTTGGTTGCTCTAGAAGGACATACAAATTTTCATCACGGGCCTGCGCTTCCGTCATATTACTCATAACGGCTCCCACGCCGATAGGAAAGCACAAGCGCCCCTGATAATTGCCTTCTTCGTTACATAGAATCGGGTAGGTTTTCAGCCTATCAGCCACGGACCCAAAGTACCCATGGCCCTGCCTTAGCGGGTGCTGATACGTTTCAGTCTTGGTAATACCTTTCCGTTGCCATCGAATATCGAAAAAATTATTATCAGCCCGTTCTACCTGGGAGGCATACCACCCTTTTACCTCTAAAATGAGGAGCCCGAAACGGGGACCAAGTATGACGAAATCGGGGTAAAGGTCATTAAC is a genomic window containing:
- a CDS encoding 3'-5' exonuclease, with amino-acid sequence MALMIPATPSSKASQGEQQLFRVLSIQLPDDFIVWYEPRVNDLYPDFVILGPRFGLLILEVKGWYASQVERADNNFFDIRWQRKGITKTETYQHPLRQGHGYFGSVADRLKTYPILCNEEGNYQGRLCFPIGVGAVMSNMTEAQARDENLYVLLEQPTVAYRDELLSWAHIPDAELLQRLKGMFTKADFSFPALTADQVSTIKGILHPEVAIKEVPATQISLSFEPEESLPSTATVLLSLDAEQERMARTMKGGHRLIFGVAGSGKTLILTARAKALANRLTQHRILILCFNIALAAQLRSQLHGDTRNPQYKDRIEVLHFHSWAKTLLGSLPNPRQFNNDEDYNQFLGEQVLAKLQSLPVEQRWDSVLVDEAHTFSQSWFSCCVAALKDQVDGDLLIVSDGSQSLYKRKQFTWKSVGVKAVGRSQRLTQNYRNTQEILTAAWGILQSDGQAADVGETFPAVEPGAALRHGSKPTLSIARSKKAVENAILEKLKTLLNSGYSASEIAILYRWKSKKEDDSFRSLLGELKELNVDYYWVTENQSTKRNYDSTQPGIRIVTTLSSLGLEFKVVLLMWVDQFWDCQSKDSDKATMARRQLYVAMTRAQDELHLFSGKQTQFLKSNHIAVNFTVESAPPSTNIQRTPTVC